The following proteins come from a genomic window of Aquimarina sp. MAR_2010_214:
- a CDS encoding GyrI-like domain-containing protein codes for MPESAKDSYQYRISNAITFIEENLKNVLTLDRIAQEACYSKYHFIRLFAAVTGETVVNYVRKRRVSESAHELILTQEPIVAIAERYQFDSQQAYTRAFQSVFKTSPGKYRKKRHRFVAFERYTLSPADINKLQSDFVSMEPKIITIIDRKLIGMRIKTSLSNDTTSQMWQQFMPRRFEIKNNKNTGYYSVQTYDEDITFDTFTEDVIFEKWAAVEVTDFNQVPEGMVSYLLPGGKYAIFIHKGPVDTFKKTMDYIHGKWLPNSGYELDQRNHFAIMGDKYHGPHHPKSEEEIWVPIQ; via the coding sequence ATGCCTGAAAGCGCTAAAGACTCATACCAATATAGAATTTCTAATGCAATTACTTTTATAGAAGAAAACCTAAAAAACGTACTTACACTAGATCGTATTGCACAAGAAGCGTGTTACTCTAAATATCATTTTATTCGTCTTTTTGCAGCTGTTACGGGAGAAACAGTGGTAAACTATGTAAGAAAACGAAGAGTATCTGAGTCTGCTCATGAGTTAATCCTTACCCAAGAACCTATTGTAGCTATTGCAGAACGTTATCAATTTGATTCTCAGCAAGCATATACTCGTGCTTTTCAATCTGTTTTTAAAACAAGCCCTGGGAAATATCGAAAAAAAAGGCATCGATTCGTAGCTTTTGAACGATATACTTTATCACCAGCTGATATCAATAAACTACAAAGTGATTTTGTTTCTATGGAGCCAAAAATTATTACGATTATAGATAGAAAATTAATAGGAATGCGAATAAAAACTTCGCTATCTAATGACACAACATCTCAAATGTGGCAACAATTTATGCCCAGAAGATTTGAGATCAAAAATAATAAAAACACGGGATATTATTCTGTACAAACATATGATGAAGATATCACTTTCGATACTTTTACAGAAGATGTAATATTCGAAAAATGGGCTGCCGTCGAAGTCACAGATTTTAATCAGGTTCCAGAAGGTATGGTTTCTTATCTACTACCAGGTGGTAAATACGCTATATTCATTCATAAAGGACCTGTTGATACTTTCAAAAAAACAATGGATTATATACACGGAAAATGGCTTCCTAATTCGGGTTATGAATTAGATCAAAGAAATCATTTTGCAATTATGGGAGACAAATACCATGGCCCACATCATCCAAAATCTGAAGAAGAAATCTGGGTTCCTATTCAATGA
- the fdhF gene encoding formate dehydrogenase subunit alpha: MKTAYIDNQAFEIVEGETMLSFIRRYKEKNLVPTLCDAPNLDPFGSCRVCSVEVALEENGAVKTLASCHTPVSEGQYIYTNSESVKELRKNIVELVLTDHPLDCLTCEVNGNCELQTVAAQVGIREVRYPEGDNHLYKTKDLSHPYMTSDLSKCINCYRCVRACDEVQGQFVLSMSGRGFDSSIIKGLDQSFMDSDCVSCGACSQACPTSAISDVFQSKAIKATDTTRTICTYCGVGCNLEVATSNGEILSIQAPYDAEVNQGHTCLKGRYAFKFYDHPERLNSPMIKRNGAFEKVSWDEVYEYIASKLSSYKNEFGSDSMAGISSSRCTNEENYLMQKFFRAVIQTNNIDGCARVCHSPTALGMQRTYGTGAATNSIDDLKDTNCIMVIGANPTDAHPVTGAKLKQFAMKSDNVSIVIDPRRTELAKYATHHLALRPGTNVAVLNMMMFYIITEELADASFIESRTEGFEEYKKEILSINIDKLEAVSGVDRNQVREAAIAYASAPNAMSFHGLGVTEHSQGTFTVMQIADLALLTGNIGRRGVGVNPLRGQNNVQGSADMGVQPHQGAGYLDITSHKVNKQYNEFYGVNVPMNIGYKIPEMFDAALAGDLKAIWIIGEDVVQTDPNTQKVIKALQATDLVIVQELFMTETAKYADVILPGASFLEKNGTFTNGERRVQAVHKVVEPIEGSKPDGQIIVDIMNKMGYAQADYTPDGMLEEISQIVPFFAGISWDRLGVNGLQWPVAKDGTDTQILHKTDFKRGKGLFEFNSWEETKELTSHAKDYPYILTTNRELEHYNCGAMTRRTANEQILSDDYLMIHPEDAQENLVNEGDYVCLESPRGKVDVKARITDEVKKGVLSTTFHFPEIMINNLTGDIHDSEAMCPEYKVVAVRIRKSKGKFKPQLS; encoded by the coding sequence ATGAAAACAGCTTATATAGATAATCAGGCTTTCGAAATAGTTGAAGGAGAAACTATGCTCTCTTTTATAAGAAGGTATAAAGAAAAAAATCTTGTTCCAACCTTATGTGATGCACCAAATTTAGATCCTTTTGGTTCTTGCCGTGTGTGTAGCGTAGAAGTGGCCTTAGAAGAAAACGGAGCTGTTAAGACTTTGGCCTCTTGCCATACACCAGTTTCAGAAGGACAATACATATACACAAATTCTGAATCGGTTAAAGAATTACGAAAAAATATCGTAGAGTTGGTACTAACAGACCATCCTCTTGATTGTTTAACCTGTGAGGTAAATGGAAATTGTGAGCTACAAACAGTTGCCGCCCAGGTAGGAATTAGAGAAGTACGTTATCCAGAAGGAGATAATCACCTTTATAAAACAAAAGATTTAAGTCATCCCTATATGACTTCAGATTTATCCAAATGCATTAACTGTTATCGATGTGTACGTGCCTGTGATGAAGTACAAGGGCAATTTGTATTGAGTATGTCTGGTCGAGGCTTTGATTCTTCTATTATCAAAGGATTAGATCAATCTTTTATGGATTCTGATTGTGTAAGTTGCGGTGCTTGCTCTCAAGCATGCCCAACTTCTGCTATTTCAGATGTTTTTCAGTCAAAAGCTATTAAAGCCACCGATACAACGAGAACTATTTGTACCTATTGCGGTGTAGGATGTAATCTTGAAGTTGCTACCAGTAATGGAGAAATATTAAGTATTCAAGCTCCCTATGATGCCGAGGTAAACCAGGGGCATACCTGTTTAAAAGGTCGTTATGCATTTAAGTTTTACGATCACCCTGAGCGTTTAAATTCTCCTATGATCAAAAGAAATGGGGCATTTGAAAAGGTTAGCTGGGATGAAGTATATGAATATATCGCTTCAAAATTAAGCTCTTATAAAAATGAATTTGGCTCGGATTCTATGGCAGGGATTTCGTCTTCACGATGTACCAATGAAGAGAATTATTTAATGCAAAAATTCTTTAGAGCTGTAATTCAGACTAACAATATAGATGGTTGTGCACGAGTATGCCACTCGCCTACTGCTTTAGGAATGCAGCGTACGTATGGTACCGGAGCAGCTACTAATTCTATTGATGATTTAAAAGACACAAACTGTATTATGGTTATTGGGGCTAACCCAACCGATGCGCACCCCGTAACAGGAGCCAAATTAAAGCAGTTTGCCATGAAGAGTGACAATGTTTCTATTGTTATTGACCCAAGACGTACCGAATTGGCTAAATATGCAACACATCACTTAGCATTACGACCAGGAACTAATGTGGCTGTTCTTAATATGATGATGTTTTACATTATAACCGAAGAACTGGCAGATGCTTCTTTTATCGAAAGCAGAACAGAAGGATTTGAAGAATATAAAAAAGAGATTCTTTCCATAAATATAGACAAACTAGAAGCTGTTTCTGGTGTGGATCGCAATCAGGTACGTGAAGCGGCCATTGCCTATGCTTCTGCTCCAAATGCTATGTCTTTTCATGGATTAGGAGTAACAGAGCATTCTCAAGGTACATTTACAGTAATGCAAATTGCCGATTTGGCTTTGCTTACAGGTAATATTGGAAGACGCGGTGTTGGTGTAAATCCGCTACGTGGGCAAAATAATGTACAAGGTTCTGCCGATATGGGTGTACAACCACATCAGGGAGCAGGATATTTGGATATTACTAGCCATAAGGTAAATAAACAGTATAATGAATTTTACGGTGTAAATGTACCTATGAACATAGGATACAAAATACCAGAAATGTTTGATGCTGCCCTGGCTGGAGACCTAAAAGCTATTTGGATTATAGGAGAAGATGTAGTACAAACAGATCCTAACACACAAAAAGTTATTAAAGCGCTTCAGGCAACCGATCTGGTAATTGTTCAAGAATTATTCATGACTGAGACTGCAAAATATGCAGATGTTATTTTACCAGGCGCATCGTTCCTGGAGAAAAACGGAACGTTTACCAATGGAGAGAGACGTGTGCAAGCGGTTCATAAAGTTGTTGAACCTATTGAAGGATCTAAACCAGACGGACAAATTATTGTAGATATTATGAATAAAATGGGATATGCTCAAGCAGACTATACTCCCGATGGAATGTTGGAAGAAATATCTCAAATTGTTCCTTTCTTTGCAGGGATTTCATGGGATAGATTAGGTGTAAATGGACTGCAATGGCCTGTTGCAAAAGATGGTACAGATACACAAATTCTTCATAAAACAGATTTTAAACGAGGAAAAGGGTTATTTGAATTTAATTCTTGGGAGGAAACCAAAGAATTAACTTCACATGCCAAAGATTATCCATATATCTTAACAACAAACAGGGAGCTAGAGCATTATAATTGTGGAGCTATGACTCGTAGAACGGCTAATGAACAAATACTATCTGATGATTATCTAATGATTCATCCAGAAGATGCACAAGAAAACTTAGTAAATGAAGGTGATTATGTGTGTCTAGAATCTCCTAGAGGGAAAGTAGATGTAAAAGCCAGAATTACGGATGAAGTTAAAAAAGGAGTATTGAGTACTACTTTTCATTTCCCAGAAATTATGATTAATAATTTAACCGGAGATATTCATGATTCTGAAGCGATGTGTCCAGAATATAAAGTTGTCGCTGTTCGGATAAGAAAAAGTAAAGGAAAATTTAAACCGCAGTTAAGTTAA
- a CDS encoding NADH-ubiquinone oxidoreductase-F iron-sulfur binding region domain-containing protein: MSDNLSELLGRKKVDQSLFNKMGELAKPTGTPSDEELVKLADEFLIGKANTYGTASFYDFLKPENKGKKVYVCNGTACVCAGTQDTLGNSLKNHFKEDEIGHMTCLGRCHENNAFHYDGKNYSGDALHNLDQIINSKNELNQDNYNIKASGKAILTQSFTTISDFYKPFIGALKKDSAEILEEIKTSNVRGRGGAGFPMGLKLEFCRNVENTTKFIICNADEGDPGAFSDRYLLEHQPHSVLFGMLISGYVTHASYGIVYIRAEYPEAAKIVQDAIDDLRNEGLIGDNIHDSGFNFDFKIIQAQGSYICGEETALINSIEGQRPEVRVRPPYPAQKGLFNKPTVVNNVETLAALHYIISNGGNAWKQIGTERSSGTKLVSLDSFFNRPGLYEVEMGTSLSVVINDLGGGFKSDIKALQIGGPLGGVVPISKINDLTIDFESFSKEGFLLGHASIICIPSSFPMMKFIEHLFDFASYESCGKCFPCRLGTKRGHELSNKALQSDYKIDQKLFSDLLTTLEQGSLCAHGGGIPLPIRNTLHYFEDELKTYFN; encoded by the coding sequence ATGTCAGATAATTTAAGTGAATTATTAGGTAGAAAAAAAGTAGATCAGAGTCTCTTCAATAAAATGGGAGAGCTGGCAAAACCTACAGGCACACCAAGTGATGAAGAATTAGTAAAATTGGCTGATGAGTTCTTAATTGGAAAAGCCAATACTTATGGTACAGCTAGTTTCTATGATTTTTTAAAACCCGAAAACAAAGGTAAAAAAGTATATGTTTGTAATGGGACCGCATGTGTTTGTGCTGGTACCCAAGATACTCTAGGCAATTCACTTAAAAATCATTTTAAGGAAGATGAAATTGGGCATATGACATGCCTTGGGAGGTGTCATGAAAATAACGCATTTCATTATGATGGAAAAAATTATTCTGGTGATGCACTTCATAATCTTGATCAAATTATTAATTCAAAAAATGAGTTAAATCAAGATAATTACAATATAAAAGCTAGTGGAAAAGCAATACTTACCCAATCATTCACTACTATTTCTGATTTTTATAAGCCGTTTATAGGTGCTCTTAAAAAAGATTCCGCAGAAATATTAGAAGAAATCAAAACTTCAAATGTTCGAGGTCGTGGTGGTGCAGGTTTCCCGATGGGATTAAAATTAGAGTTTTGCAGAAATGTAGAAAACACAACAAAATTTATTATTTGTAATGCCGATGAAGGAGATCCCGGTGCTTTTTCTGATCGATATTTATTAGAACATCAACCCCATTCGGTATTATTCGGAATGCTTATTTCTGGATATGTTACACATGCAAGTTACGGGATTGTGTATATACGTGCAGAATATCCTGAAGCTGCAAAAATCGTACAGGATGCTATCGATGATCTTCGAAATGAAGGATTGATCGGGGATAATATTCATGATAGTGGATTTAACTTTGATTTCAAAATCATACAAGCACAAGGATCATACATTTGTGGAGAAGAAACGGCGCTTATCAACTCTATAGAAGGACAACGACCAGAAGTTCGTGTTCGTCCGCCCTATCCAGCTCAAAAAGGCTTATTTAATAAGCCAACTGTAGTTAATAATGTAGAAACACTAGCCGCTTTACATTACATTATAAGTAATGGAGGAAATGCCTGGAAACAAATTGGAACTGAACGTTCTTCTGGAACAAAACTAGTTTCCTTAGATAGCTTTTTTAATCGACCTGGCCTCTATGAAGTAGAAATGGGAACCTCTCTTTCTGTAGTTATTAACGACTTGGGTGGTGGATTTAAATCCGATATTAAAGCGCTTCAGATTGGCGGTCCTCTTGGAGGAGTAGTCCCCATCTCAAAAATTAATGATTTGACAATAGATTTTGAATCTTTTTCAAAAGAAGGTTTCTTACTGGGACATGCATCAATTATTTGTATTCCTTCTAGTTTTCCAATGATGAAATTTATAGAACATCTTTTTGATTTTGCTTCTTATGAAAGTTGCGGAAAATGTTTTCCTTGTAGACTAGGAACAAAACGAGGGCATGAGCTTTCTAACAAAGCATTACAATCAGATTATAAAATAGATCAAAAATTGTTCTCAGATCTTTTAACTACTCTCGAACAAGGGTCATTATGCGCGCACGGAGGTGGTATTCCACTACCTATCCGAAATACGTTACACTATTTTGAAGATGAATTGAAAACGTACTTCAACTAA